From one Humulus lupulus chromosome 8, drHumLupu1.1, whole genome shotgun sequence genomic stretch:
- the LOC133797602 gene encoding probable glutathione S-transferase, whose translation MADEVILLDFWPSMFGMRARIAMTEKGIHYEYRDEDLRDKSPLLLKMNPIHKKIPVLIHNGKPVCESLVILQYIDEVWPGESPLLPSDPYQRAQARFWSDYIDKKVFDCGRKIWTTKGEELEAAKKEYIEILKVLESELGEKPFFGGESFGFVDVALIGYYSWFPAYETYGNFSIEAECPKFIAWAKRCMQRESVAKTLPEGNKVCEFVSILRKKFGIE comes from the exons ATGGCGGACGAGGTGATTCTGTTGGATTTCTGGCCTAGCATGTTCGGCATGAGGGCCAGAATAGCTATGACTGAAAAGGGTATTCATTACGAGTACAGGGACGAGGATCTGAGGGACAAAAGCCCCCTGCTTCTGAAGATGAACCCGATTCACAAGAAGATTCCGGTCTTGATTCACAATGGAAAGCCGGTCTGTGAGTCACTCGTTATTTTGCAGTACATCGATGAGGTTTGGCCTGGGGAATCTCCTTTGCTTCCCTCTGATCCTTACCAGAGAGCCCAAGCTAGGTTTTGGTCTGACTACATCGACAAGAAG GTCTTTGATTGTGGAAGGAAGATATGGACCACAAAAGGAGAAGAGCTTGAAGCAGCCAAGAAGGAATACATAGAAATTTTGAAGGTGTTGGAATCAGAGCTTGGAGAGAAGCCATTCTTCGGAGGGGAGAGCTTTGGGTTTGTAGATGTTGCCCTTATAGGATACTACAGTTGGTTTCCTGCCTATGAGACCTATGGCAACTTCAGCATTGAGGCCGAGTGCCCCAAGTTCATTGCATGGGCCAAGAGGTGCATGCAGAGGGAGAGTGTCGCCAAAACTCTACCTGAGGGGAACAAGGTGTGCGAATTCGTCAGCATACTGAGGAAGAAATTCGGCATCGAGTAG
- the LOC133795528 gene encoding uncharacterized protein LOC133795528: MSSNSNVGQRGRGQNKHYWTPIEENALIDCLLELSQNPTWRADFGFKNGYLQQIEIMLETKLQRSGLKASPHIESCIKTSKGKYCCLTEMLSLSGFGWDNEHVMLLCEKSAFDEWVKKRKDASGLYGKPFPYYYKLAEIYGRDRATGTNAGNADDDEEEIRQEDTIGVDFGVDDNIADGEDDEEIDEFDGVSNTQHPSNMRRRSTESTTSAQQRNKKKRSKVMDGMSANIGALAESVSEIVPKLQGLINALSNDKEVADMQANLYTEISKIDSLTAIQCIKATNMLAEKPSLMRVFYAMSDEVKIQYIMNMLQNDA; this comes from the exons ATGAGTTCTAACTCTAATGTAGGTCAAAGAGGGAGAGGTCAAAATAAACATTACTGGACTCCAATAGAAGAAAATGCTTTGATCGACTGTCTTCTAGAGTTAAGCCAAAATCCTACATGGCGGGCTGATTTTGGATTTAAAAATGGATATTTGCAACAAATAGAGATTATGTTAGAAACAAAATTACAGCGTTCTGGATTGAAGGCCTCACCTCATATTGAATCTTGTATTAAAACTTCGAAGGGAAAATATTGTTGCTTGACTGAAATGTTGTCTTTAAGTGGTTTTGGTTGGGACAATGAGCATGTGATGTTATTATGTGAAAAAAGTGCATTTGATGAGTGGGTGAAG AAACGTAAAGATGCAAGTGGATTATATGGAAAACCATTTCCTTATTACTACAAGCTAGCAGAAATATATGGTCGAGATCGTGCTACTGGAACAAATGCTGGTAATGCTGACGATGATGAAGAGGAAATACGACAAGAGGATACAATTGGTGTGGATTTTGGAGTTGATGATAATATAGCTGATGGAGAGGatgatgaagaaatagatgagTTTGATGGTGTCTCAAATACTCAACACCCTAGTAATATGCGTCGTAGATCCACTGAGAGTACTACTAGTGCCCAACAACGTAATAAAAAGAAAAGGTCAAAGGTAATGGATGGTATGTCAGCTAATATTGGTGCATTAGCAGAATCTGTATCAGAAATCGTCCCCAAGCTTCAAGGACTAATCAATGCATTATCAAATGATAAAGAAGtagctgatatgcaagccaattTATATACAGAAATAAGCAAGATTGACAGCCTAACTGCAATACAATGTATTAAAGCCACCAACATGTTAGCAGAAAAGCCCTCATTGATGCGAGTGTTTTATGCAATGTCAGATGAGGTGAAAATacaatatattatgaatatgttgcAAAATGATGCCTAA